The Salvia splendens isolate huo1 chromosome 21, SspV2, whole genome shotgun sequence genome includes a window with the following:
- the LOC121784705 gene encoding piRNA biogenesis protein EXD1-like, with amino-acid sequence MASPTKTHIPLPDSGDKVLDNEACLPSVPIHIVTKASQLPEEFLNPSPEKEVVIGFDCEGADLCRQGTLCIMQLAFPNAIYLVDAIQGEESLVQACKPALESSYITKVIHDCKRDSEALYFQFGIKLHNVVDTQIAYSLIKEQEGKKRLQDDHISFVRLLADPQYGGISYVEKEEVRVFLRQDPKFWAHRPLSELMVRAAADDVRFLLFIYHKMVEKLNERSLWFLAVRGALYCRCFCINNNNFADWPTLPTVPETLIAGNQAPEEETLSVLDVPPGKMGFVIGRRGANILAIKEGCSAEIIFGSDKGPPDTIFIIGPVRQVRKAEAMIRGKLQQHYH; translated from the exons ATGGCGTCCCCTACCAAGACCCACATTCCTCTACCGGACTCAG GTGACAAAGTCTTAGACAATGAAGCATGTCTGCCTTCAGTTCCTATCCATATTGTTACCAAGGCATCTCAGCTTCCGGAAGAATTCCTGAACCCTTCACCTGAGAAAGAAGTGGTCATAGGCTTCGATTGTGAGGGGGCAGATCTTTGTCGGCAGGGGACGCTTTGTATCATGCAG CTCGCTTTTCCAAATGCAATATACCTTGTTGATGCCATTCAGGGTGAAGAGTCACTTGTGCAAGCCTGTAAGCCTGCACTTGAGTCTAGTTACATCACAAAAGTTATCCATGACTGCAAACGAGATAGTGAG GCTTTATACTTTCAGTTCGGCATTAAGTTGCATAATGTTGTGGACACCCAG ATTGCATATTCTTTGATTAAGGAGCAAGAAGGGAAGAAAAGACTGCAAGATGACCACATATCATTTGTTCGCCTGCTTGCTGACCCCCAATATGGAG GCATATCATATGTTGAGAAGGAAGAAGTTCGTGTTTTCTTGAGGCAg GATCCCAAGTTCTGGGCGCATCGGCCATTGTCTGAATTAATGGTCCGTGCAGCAGCAGATGATGTTCGCTTTCTTCTGTTTATCTACCATAAGATGGTGGAGAAGTTAAATGAGAGGTCCTTGTGGTTTCTTGCTGTTCGTGGTGCACTTTATTGCCGCTGTTTCTGCATCAACAATAATAATTTTGCAGATTGGCCAACACTGCCTACTGTTCCAG AGACTCTGATTGCTGGTAACCAAGCTCCAGAAGAAGAAACACTATCTGTTCTTGATGTTCCACCAGGAAAGATGGGATTTGTAATCGGGAGACGCGGAGCTAATATATTGGCAATAAAGGAAGGATGCAG TGCTGAAATCATCTTCGGAAGCGACAAGGGTCCTCCAGACACG ATCTTCATAATTGGCCCGGTTAGGCAGGTGAGAAAAGCAGAAGCGATGATAAGGGGTAAACTGCAACAGCACTACCACTAG
- the LOC121784704 gene encoding clathrin interactor EPSIN 1-like — MDFMKVFDQTVREIKREVNLKVLKVPEMEQKVLDATDDEPWGPHGTVLAEIAQATKKFTECQMVMNVLWARLTETGKNWRLVYKSLTVIEYLVGHGSERAVDDIIEHTFKISSLASFEYVEPSGKDVGINVRKKAETIVALLNNKDKMQEVRNKAAANRDKYVGLSSSGITFKSGAASFSSSSNSDRYGGFGNTKDKESFNVGYKEEYGEDKYETSTNSKKKSSRNGSTAQASKPDEYVSASSQNTSSNTYDEDFDDFDPRGTAGAKPSSGSQQVDLFGQDLIGDFLDDPVSVSTDKPNSLDNVPSEVDLFADAAFVSATPQPAAENNPQFDVDLFASQPAPTPAISAPMDFFAAPAPAPASHIDSRVSNSDGMSNISDPFANVPMNNFDGSDPFGVFSSHTDPSPVASNQNSSYQGSNGNMKGASPETYAPPPKKEFQVKSGIWADSLSRGLIDLNITAPKKVDLAGVGIVGGLSDPSQEKDMGGLPSFYMGRPMGGGPMLGKSGPTSTSTNDDFFSSLSSSQHGQFGSSQK; from the exons ATGGATTTCATGAAGGTTTTTGATCAAACTGTCCGTGAAAT AAAGAGGGAGGTGAATCTGAAGGTGTTGAAGGTTCCAGAGATGGAACAAAAG GTTCTGGATGCTACGGATGATGAACCTTGGGGTCCTCATGGCACAGTGTTGGCGGAAATAGCACAAGCaacaaaaaaatt CACCGAATGTCAGATGGTAATGAATGTCCTATGGGCAAGATTGACCGAGACCGGCAAGAATTGGCGTTTGGTCTACAAG TCGTTGACCGTTATAGAGTATCTGGTGGGACATGGATCCGAGCGTGCTGTTGATGACATAATAGAACATACTTTTAAGATATCT TCTCTGGCCAGTTTTGAGTATGTAGAGCCAAGTGGAAAGGATGTCGGGATCAACGTGAGAAAAAAAGCAGAAACTATTGTGGCTCTTCTGAATAATAAGGACAAAATGCAGGAAGTTAGGAATAAAGCTGCTGCAAATCGTGATAA GTATGTTGGACTTTCGTCATCTGGAATAACATTCAAATCGGGTGCAGCGTCATTCAGCTCTAGCTCTAATAGTGATCGATATGGAGGTTTTGGTAACACAAAAGATAAAGAATCATTTAATGTTGGCTATAAGGAGGAATATGGTGAGGATAAATATGAAACAAGCACTAATTCGAAAAAAAAGTCATCTCGTAATGGCAG CACGGCTCAAGCCAGCAAGCCAGATGAATATGTTTCAGCTTCTTCACAAAATACATCTTCAAACACATATGATGAAgattttgatgattttgatCCCAGAGGGACGGCAGGTGCTA AACCGTCTTCTGGAAGCCAACAAGTTGATCTTTTCGGGCAAGATCTTATTGGTGACTTCTTGGATGACCCGGTATCTGTTTCAACAGATAAGCCTAATTCATTAGACAATGTTCCATCGGAGGTCGATTTATTTGCTGATGCTGCTTTCGTATCAGCCACTCCTCAACCAGCTGCAGAGAATAACCCTCAG TTTGATGTTGATCTATTTGCCTCTCAACCAGCCCCTACTCCTGCTATTTCTGCACCAATGGATTTTTTCGCTGCTCCTGCTCCAGCTCCAGCTTCCCATATTGACAGCAGAGTTTCAAATTCTGATGGAATGAGCAACATTTCCGATCCATTCGCTAATGTTCCAATGAACAATTTTGATGGCTCTGACCCTTTCGGTGTATTCTCCTCTCATACAGATCCTTCACCGGTTGCATCTAACCAGAATTCTTCTTATCAAGGAAGCAATGGAAACATGAAGGGAGCTTCTCCTGAAACCTATGCTCCTCCACCCAAGAAAGAATTTCAAGTCAAATCCGGAATATGGGCAGATTCTCTGAGCCGTGGATTAATTGACCTAAACATAACTGCAC CTAAAAAGGTTGACCTAGCAGGTGTCGGCATCGTTGGTGGGTTGAGTGATCCATCACAAGAGAAAGACATGGGAGGTTTGCCTTCATTTTACATGGGCAGACCAATGGGTGGGGGACCTATGCTCGGTAAATCTGGGCCCACATCAACATCCACAAATGACGACTTTTTCTCAAGCCTAAGCAGCAGCCAACACGGCCAATTCGGAAGTTCCCAGAAATGA
- the LOC121785477 gene encoding vacuolar protein sorting-associated protein 32 homolog 2-like produces MFTKIFGKPKQETNALATLDKLNETLEMLEKKEKVLLKKAAAEVERAKEFTRAKNKRAAIQCLKRKRLYEQQIEQLGNFQLRIHDQMIMLEGAKATTETVDALRTGAAAMKAMQKATNIDDVDKTMDEINEQTENMKQIQEALSTPMGAAADFDEDELEAELEELEGAELEEQLLQPATTAPAAPVRVPAGRQPARKVEDDDDELAELQREMAL; encoded by the exons ATGTTTACTAAAATTTTTGGAAAGCCTAAGCAAGAGACGAATGCTCTGGCAACGTTAGATAAGTTAAATGAG ACTCTTGAGATGCTGGAGAAAAAAGAGAAAGTTCTCTTGAAGAAGGCTGCCGCCGAAGTTGAAAGGGCCAAGGAATTCACTCGAGCTAAAAATAAAAGGG CTGCAATACAATGTTTGAAGAGAAAAAGGCTTTATGAACAACAAATTGAACAGCTCGGAAATTTCCAGTTGCGAATTCATGATCAG ATGATAATGCTAGAGGGAGCAAAAGCTACCACAGAAACTGTAGATGCTTTGAGAACAGGAGCAGCTGCAATGAAGGCTATGCAGAAGGCAAC CAATATTGATGACGTGGACAAGACAATGGATGAAATCAACGAGCAGACTGAAAACATGAAACAAATTCAAGAAGCTTTGTCAACGCCTATGGGTGCAGCTGCTGATTTTGATGAG GATGAACTGGAGGCAGAGCTCGAAGAACTCGAAGGAGCTGAGCTGGAAGAACAGCTCTTGCAACCCGCAACAACAGCTCCTGCTGCACCTGTTCGAGTGCCTGCAGGAAGGCAACCGGCGAGGAAGgttgaagacgatgatgatgagcTGGCCGAATTGCAGAGAGAGATGGCCCTTTAA